Proteins from a genomic interval of Zingiber officinale cultivar Zhangliang chromosome 2A, Zo_v1.1, whole genome shotgun sequence:
- the LOC122041539 gene encoding uncharacterized protein LOC122041539 isoform X2, translated as MRNPGSDLPSSFFFDLGFPLPPGSVLPETLHTRSILALSAAMNRGFGGPLLCVGDLLRDVADEATVVEYGDGEIDFTSSTLGGGLPPQLPLQPSCDTRQVFENYDQLLQSLEGNDHSWTTLTLKLCTALKTADKLVGSANSNIDSLLEKVASLETIIDRGDSVIAKVKSIQDDKLHKGSVARETNTIG; from the exons ATGCGGAATCCCGGATCCGATCTACCATCGAGCTTCTTCTTCGATCTAGGGTTTCCCCTTCCTCCCGGATCCGTTCTACCCGAGACTCTCCACACGAGATCCATTCTCGCCCTCTCCGCCGCCATGAATCGCGGCTTCGGCGGTCCACTACTTTGCGTCGGCGATCTGCTCAGAGACGTCGCCGATGAAGCAACGGTCGTCGAATACGGCGATGGAGAGATCGATTTCACTTCGTCCACTTTAGGCGGCGGCCTTCCTCCTCAGCTTCCTCTCCAACCGTCTTGTGATACCCGGCAAGTATTCGAG AACTATGATCAATTGCTCCAATCATTAGAGGGAAATGACCACTCATGGACAACACTAACCTTAAAG CTGTGCACTGCTCTAAAGACTGCAGATAAGTTGGTTGGTTCTGCCAACTCGAATATTGATTCATTGTTGGAAAAGGTAGCATCACTTGAGACGATAATAGATCGTGGTGATTCTGTCATTGCCAAAGTCAAGTCAATACAAGATGACAAGCTACATAAAG GTAGTGTAGCTCGAGAAACTAATACAATAGGGTGA
- the LOC122041538 gene encoding mitochondrial phosphate carrier protein 3, mitochondrial-like, which yields MDLSERSGQSLFPGLLYSPGTLGMDRMVLGRSAVASLPKAVPSGTASMGSVVARSPNEPGKIKLYSPTFYAACTAAGIASCGLTHMAVTPLDLVKCNMQIDPAKYKSVSSGFGVLLQEQGVKGFFRGWVPTLLGYSAQGACKFGFYEFFKKYYSDIAGPEYAAKYKTLIYLAGSASAEVIADVALCPFEAVKVRVQTQPGFARGLSDGLPKLVKSEGVAGLYKGLGPLWGRQIPYTMMKFASFETTVEMIYKYSIPKDQCSKQLQLGVSLAGGYIAGVLCAVVSHPADNLVSFLNNAKGATVSDAVSKLGLWGLFTRGLPLRIVMVGTLTGVQWVIYDAFKVMVGLPTTGGVIPAPASEADTFKAVA from the exons ATGGATCTCTCGGAGAGGTCCGGCCAATCGCTTTTTCCTGGCTTACTTTACTCGCCTGGGACGCTCGGCATGGATCGGATGGTTCTAGGCCGGAGCGCCGTCGCCTCCCTCCCTAAGGCGGTCCCGAGTGGCACCGCCTCAATGGGATCTGTTGTCGCCCGATCTCCGAACGAACCGGGGAAGATCAAGCTCTATTCGCCCACGTTTTACGCCGCCTGCACCGCCGCTGGGATCGCCAGTTGCGGCCTGACCCACATGGCCGTCACGCCGCTCGATCTCGTCAAGTGTAACATGCAG ATCGATCCGGCTAAGTACAAGAGCGTCTCCTCCGGATTTGGGGTTTTGCTCCAGGAACAAGGTGTCAAGGGTTTCTTCCGAGGCTGGGTGCCGACCCTGCTCGGGTACAGCGCCCAGGGAGCTTGCAAGTTCGGATTTTATGAATTCTTCAAGAAATACTACTCTGATATTGCTGGACCCGAGTATGCTGCCAAGTACAAAACTTTAATCTACCTGGCTGGCTCTGCGTCTGCTGAGGTGATTGCCGACGTTGCTCTCTGCCCCTTTGAGGCCGTCAAGGTGCGAGTCCAGACGCAGCCTGGTTTTGCTAGAGGTTTGAGTGATGGTTTGCCTAAGCTTGTTAAATCCGAGGGCGTAGCAGG TTTGTACAAAGGATTGGGTCCACTTTGGGGTCGTCAAATTCCTT ACACCATGATGAAATTTGCATCGTTTGAAACGACTGTGGAGATGATCTACAAATATTCGATCCCCAAGGACCAGTGCAGCAAACAGCTTCAGCTCGGGGTGAGTCTCGCCGGCGGTTACATTGCCGGCGTGCTCTGCGCCGTTGTTTCTCATCCTGCGGACAATCTCGTCTCTTTCCTAAACAACGCTAAAGGTGCCACTGTTAGCGAT GCTGTTAGCAAGCTTGGTCTCTGGGGTCTTTTCACTCGGGGGCTTCCGCTTCGTATCGTCATGGTCGGAACCTTAACGGGCGTGCAATGGGTAATCTATGATGCTTTCAAAGTGATGGTTGGCCT GCCCACAACTGGTGGAGTGATTCCCGCTCCTGCTTCCGAGGCAGATACGTTCAAAGCTGTCGCTTGA
- the LOC122041539 gene encoding uncharacterized protein LOC122041539 isoform X1 — protein sequence MRNPGSDLPSSFFFDLGFPLPPGSVLPETLHTRSILALSAAMNRGFGGPLLCVGDLLRDVADEATVVEYGDGEIDFTSSTLGGGLPPQLPLQPSCDTRQVFEQNYDQLLQSLEGNDHSWTTLTLKLCTALKTADKLVGSANSNIDSLLEKVASLETIIDRGDSVIAKVKSIQDDKLHKGSVARETNTIG from the exons ATGCGGAATCCCGGATCCGATCTACCATCGAGCTTCTTCTTCGATCTAGGGTTTCCCCTTCCTCCCGGATCCGTTCTACCCGAGACTCTCCACACGAGATCCATTCTCGCCCTCTCCGCCGCCATGAATCGCGGCTTCGGCGGTCCACTACTTTGCGTCGGCGATCTGCTCAGAGACGTCGCCGATGAAGCAACGGTCGTCGAATACGGCGATGGAGAGATCGATTTCACTTCGTCCACTTTAGGCGGCGGCCTTCCTCCTCAGCTTCCTCTCCAACCGTCTTGTGATACCCGGCAAGTATTCGAG CAGAACTATGATCAATTGCTCCAATCATTAGAGGGAAATGACCACTCATGGACAACACTAACCTTAAAG CTGTGCACTGCTCTAAAGACTGCAGATAAGTTGGTTGGTTCTGCCAACTCGAATATTGATTCATTGTTGGAAAAGGTAGCATCACTTGAGACGATAATAGATCGTGGTGATTCTGTCATTGCCAAAGTCAAGTCAATACAAGATGACAAGCTACATAAAG GTAGTGTAGCTCGAGAAACTAATACAATAGGGTGA